The window CCGTGGTAAACGGGGTGGGCGTTGAGGTGTGGGATGTAGGCGTGGCGGTCCCCCCGTTGGGCATTGAGGTCGCAGTAGGCGACGAAGCGACCATCGGTTTCGGCGACGAAAGCGGCCAGGCGGTCCTGCTCCTTGAGCTGGCGTTCCGCCTCCTCGGGCGTCTGCTCGTGCGCGCCGCCGAATCCGCCCGGCCAGCCGGGGGCGCTTTCGTTCCGGAGGCGGGCGAGGCCCGCGGCGTCCCCGGGACGCCAGTCGGCGGTCAGGTCTCTGGTCGGGTAGTGTCGGACATGGATCAGGGGCATCATGAGCCTCCTTGACTAACGACGGAAGGCGAACCGGAGCGGTTTACCGATCATCGAACCGGAGCGGGAGCCATGCGCGCCGACGCGAACTACTCGATAGTGACAGCGGTGCCGCTGACGCTCACCATAAGCATGCCGTCGCGCACGACCTCGTAATCTACGTCAACCCCGACGACGGCGTTGCCGCCCAGCGCCGCAGCCTGGTGGGACATCTCGTCGAAGGCGATCTGGCGCGCGCGCCCTAGCTCGTGCTCGTAGGCGGCGGCGCGCCCGCCGACGATGTCGGTGATGCTGGCGAAGAAATCGCGCATGATGTTGGCGCCCAGGATCGCCTCGCCGCAGACGACGCCGTGGTAGGCCTTGATGGGATGCCCCTCAATGCTGGGGGTGGTGGTGATGACCATCGTTATCTCCTCCTGCCGCCGGCCGGCGGCCGAGCATTTCGTCGTCGAGAGGGCGATCGCGACGATCCACGGGAATCCTCAGGCGACCACGCCCTTTTTCAGGATGAGGTTGGCGTAGAGCGCCGACTCGCTGGTGGCCACCACCGCAAACGCCCGCCCCGCGCGCTCGTAGAACGCCATGCGCTCGATCTCGGTGAGCTTGATCTCGCGCCCCTCGGCGGCGGCCAGCAGGCGGCGGTACTGGTCCCAGATCACCGGCACGGTGGGATCACCGGGGACCACCGACATCACCACCGCGTGATCGTCGGCATAGGTGTCAAGCGGGAAGAAGCGCAGCACCGCCTCCAGCACCGGCGGCACGCCGTGGCCGGGCAGCCGCACCAGCCGCCGCGCGTGCGTGGCCGCCGGGAAGTTGCCGTCGGCGAGCACCAGCTCGTCGCCGTGGCCCATGCTCAGCAGCACGTGCATCAGTTCGGGCGAGATAATGGGCGGAATCCCTTTCAGCATCACGCACCTCTCATTCCGGCCGGCTGCCGCGCGCGCTTGCTTTTCGCCGCCTGCTCCGACAATCCTTTGCACGCGCGGATTGTTGGTCATGCCAACATTCATCGGCGATCAAATGCTTTGACCTCGTGAGCCTGGTGTGGTAGACTGTCAGTGATGGATTGAACAGCGAGAGACCTGCGGCGTAGGCCGAGTGGACTCGCCAAGGCAACCATTTTCCCGCTGTCTCACCGCCCTGGTGTTCTCCGCAAGCGTGCGCGGGTGTCAGTGCCCGCGCATGAACGCGAGCGAGGCCAACGGCCCTCGCCCGACGTCGGCCGTAGTGTCATGGTGACGCGCCTGCCTCCGGTCGCCGACTCCGCCGCGGTTGCTCTCTGTTACGCCAATACACATACGTCGGCTGCCAATCCGCCCCCAGCCGGTGAGGAGGGACGAGCAGATGGCAGGAATCGTCGGAGTAGCCAGGAGCAACGAGGAGCGCCTGATCGAACAGGCGCTGGCGACCATCGCCCACCGCGGCAATGCCGGCCGCATGATCGCATCCCACGACGCCGCCACCTTCGGCCAGGTGTGGCCGCACGCCCAGGCGCAATCCGCAATCAACATTCGCCGCCATCGCACCGTGCTTCACGGCGAGATCCATAACTGGCCCGAACTGGCCGTCGGCGCGACCTGTCCGCTGGAGGCGCTCGAAAACGCATATCGCTCCCAGGGTCCCGCAGTTGTCGGTCAGCTCGACGGGCCGTTTGCGCTGTCCATCGCCGGCAGCGAGGGGGTCTTCCTGGCGCGCGACATGTTGGGCCGGTCGCCGTTGTACCTCGGTCGTCACCAGGGCGCCGTTTGCTTCGCCTCGGAGCTGAAGGCGCTGGCGGGCTGGGCGGAAGACATTCGCGAGTTTCCGCCGGGGCACTATTACGACCCGCAAGCGGGCCTGGTGGAATATGCGCGGCTGGAGCTGCGGCCGCCACTCGACTCGCCGGCGCAGCACGTGGCGACGGAATTGCGCGCGCGGCTGGTGGCATCGGTACGCAAGCGCGTGAGTCCCGGGCAGGCGGGAGCCTGGCTCTCGGGCGGACTGGATTCGGCGACGATGACGGCGCTGGCGCGCCGCCAGGTGCCGGTGCTGCACACCTTCGCGGTGGGGGTCGCGGGGGCGCCCGATCTGGGCTTCGCCAGAGCGGTTGCAGACTTCGTCGGCACCGAACATCACGAGCGCGTATGTACGGTGGACGAGATGCTGGCAGTGCTGCCCGAGGTCATCTACCACCTGGAATCCT is drawn from Armatimonadota bacterium and contains these coding sequences:
- a CDS encoding RbsD/FucU domain-containing protein, encoding MLKGIPPIISPELMHVLLSMGHGDELVLADGNFPAATHARRLVRLPGHGVPPVLEAVLRFFPLDTYADDHAVVMSVVPGDPTVPVIWDQYRRLLAAAEGREIKLTEIERMAFYERAGRAFAVVATSESALYANLILKKGVVA
- a CDS encoding heavy metal-binding domain-containing protein, with protein sequence MVITTTPSIEGHPIKAYHGVVCGEAILGANIMRDFFASITDIVGGRAAAYEHELGRARQIAFDEMSHQAAALGGNAVVGVDVDYEVVRDGMLMVSVSGTAVTIE
- a CDS encoding asparagine synthase-related protein, producing MAGIVGVARSNEERLIEQALATIAHRGNAGRMIASHDAATFGQVWPHAQAQSAINIRRHRTVLHGEIHNWPELAVGATCPLEALENAYRSQGPAVVGQLDGPFALSIAGSEGVFLARDMLGRSPLYLGRHQGAVCFASELKALAGWAEDIREFPPGHYYDPQAGLVEYARLELRPPLDSPAQHVATELRARLVASVRKRVSPGQAGAWLSGGLDSATMTALARRQVPVLHTFAVGVAGAPDLGFARAVADFVGTEHHERVCTVDEMLAVLPEVIYHLESFDALLVRSSITNFLVGRLAADHVPAVLSGEGGDELFAGYAYLKHLDPAELPDELIDITGRLHNTALQRVDRCSAGHGLVARTAFLDREVVDYALRIPPQMKISDNGAAVEKWILRRAMEGLLPPQVLNRPKAKFWEGAGVGDLLAARAEHLISDAEFQAQRRLPDGGSLNCKEELFYYRIFRDYFGAAISHTLVGRTKGAPVVQ